A genome region from Hymenobacter tibetensis includes the following:
- a CDS encoding OmpA family protein — MKFLLTLVLAVCWLKLYAQEPAGSSVYNDTKAHYRLTYPDSWQRQQSEDKTGVTLHAGSTERLADIALTSRPLPPEQKVLASLLARGQQDTLWRSILRLPRVQVLQLEQRTASTYEELRYEYTYAAQPAPAPRTRVVGRQLWRSGVEFNLEYRAATTQDGRYLTEGAQVVESFLLTGSVPTPPVPVQQCDDKMYGIAALRIVNDTWEDDCRTIHEFSVTDPSESPKIHREVLPFQSYALAKGFDNCLYSVTKAPTNRPELVYRYNPTTKKGEYTTWRLPAQGSETVWISAATDEHGNLYFMTADANKLVKVSPADNSVTVLWTKDPARQTPYFSTIGFAGAGSHGNFCIDDANTLYEVYSTDGSLLKVNISTRQAAPEMIALSGLPERGGYSDLLLQLDKAGRRRLYMAGPKSLYRVNMETGEAYRVRRGVYTDLAGCNLFRAVPPPPPKTAAGAPPAAPTATTWRGRVLDAVTLQPLPQALLRLNNGKAETKVQLTAEGTFAVPVTPDRAYRAHAQLVSYLPTDSIYTTLAGPYVQDILLQPLTVGTTLRLKNVQFDQGTTRMLAASYATLDQLIAVMKEDPSLLIEIRGHTDNVGPPEKNQILSEQRAAAVRIYLVGLGISEQRITSVGFGGSLPRASNARESTRQLNRRVEFRVTGGR; from the coding sequence ATGAAGTTCTTGCTGACGCTGGTGCTGGCGGTATGCTGGTTGAAGCTGTACGCACAAGAGCCTGCGGGCTCTAGCGTGTACAACGATACCAAAGCACACTACCGGCTCACGTATCCTGATTCCTGGCAACGGCAGCAAAGCGAGGACAAGACCGGCGTAACTCTCCACGCCGGTAGCACCGAGCGGCTGGCCGATATTGCCCTTACTTCCCGCCCGCTCCCGCCCGAGCAGAAAGTGCTGGCGAGCCTGCTGGCCAGGGGCCAGCAGGATACCTTGTGGCGCAGCATCCTACGCCTGCCTCGGGTCCAAGTGCTACAACTCGAGCAGCGGACGGCCAGCACCTACGAAGAGCTGCGCTACGAGTACACCTACGCCGCGCAGCCTGCCCCCGCCCCTCGTACCCGCGTGGTAGGGCGCCAACTATGGCGCAGCGGCGTGGAGTTCAACCTAGAATACCGGGCCGCCACCACCCAAGACGGCCGTTACCTAACCGAGGGCGCGCAAGTAGTGGAGTCGTTCCTCTTGACGGGCAGCGTACCTACTCCGCCCGTTCCCGTCCAGCAATGCGACGATAAGATGTACGGCATTGCGGCCCTGCGCATTGTCAACGACACGTGGGAAGACGACTGCCGCACCATTCACGAGTTTTCTGTTACTGACCCCTCCGAGTCTCCGAAAATTCATCGGGAGGTACTGCCTTTTCAATCTTACGCCTTAGCTAAAGGCTTCGACAACTGCTTGTATTCGGTAACCAAAGCGCCTACCAACCGGCCCGAACTGGTGTACCGCTACAATCCTACCACCAAGAAGGGCGAGTACACCACGTGGCGACTTCCGGCCCAAGGCTCGGAAACCGTCTGGATTTCAGCTGCCACCGATGAGCACGGCAACTTGTATTTTATGACGGCTGATGCCAACAAGCTCGTGAAAGTCAGTCCGGCCGACAACTCGGTGACGGTGCTTTGGACCAAGGACCCCGCCCGGCAAACGCCGTATTTCTCAACCATTGGTTTTGCGGGGGCGGGCTCCCACGGCAATTTCTGCATTGATGACGCCAACACCCTCTACGAGGTGTACAGCACCGATGGCTCCCTGCTAAAAGTGAACATAAGCACCCGCCAGGCAGCCCCCGAAATGATTGCGCTCAGCGGCCTACCCGAGCGGGGCGGCTACAGCGACTTGCTGCTGCAACTAGACAAAGCCGGGCGCCGGCGGCTCTATATGGCGGGACCTAAATCCTTGTACCGGGTGAATATGGAAACCGGGGAGGCTTACCGGGTCCGCCGGGGCGTTTATACCGATCTGGCAGGCTGCAACTTGTTTCGTGCTGTGCCTCCACCACCGCCCAAGACGGCCGCCGGAGCACCGCCCGCGGCCCCTACGGCTACCACGTGGCGGGGGCGGGTGCTTGATGCCGTTACATTACAGCCCTTGCCCCAAGCTCTGCTCCGCCTAAACAATGGCAAAGCGGAAACCAAGGTGCAACTCACCGCCGAGGGTACGTTTGCTGTGCCTGTCACCCCCGACCGAGCGTACAGGGCACACGCCCAACTCGTTAGCTACCTGCCCACCGACAGCATCTATACCACCCTGGCGGGTCCCTACGTGCAGGATATTTTGCTCCAGCCCCTCACCGTTGGCACCACGCTTCGCCTGAAAAACGTGCAGTTCGACCAGGGTACCACCCGGATGCTCGCCGCTTCTTACGCCACCCTTGACCAGCTGATAGCTGTCATGAAGGAAGACCCGAGCCTGCTGATTGAAATACGCGGCCACACCGACAACGTAGGGCCCCCGGAGAAAAACCAAATCCTTAGTGAGCAGCGCGCCGCCGCTGTAAGAATCTACCTTGTTGGGCTAGGCATTTCCGAGCAGCGCATCACCAGTGTGGGCTTTGGTGGTTCTCTGCCCCGCGCCAGCAACGCCCGCGAGTCCACCCGCCAGCTCAACCGCCGCGTAGAGTTCCGCGTGACGGGCGGGCGGTAG
- a CDS encoding OmpA family protein: MKHFLPLLRVLALPLLLVATQPLAVVAQTAERRTSIGVNVSTLQYQGDFGSEYWKFSNNHYAPGFAINQYLMRGLDLNAQVFYGELTGQRSATTHFATTLINTNLGFKFRLNNGWALKEDALIQPYLLAGSGFTYTSRTGLTDGNRIEEDKGFVDVMTGAGINLRLGRGMGLFVQSSQHLPLHANLDGVAAPNEPRWADRFLQHTVGLTFNLGQAPDADEDGVPDGADQCPGTPNGIEVNERGCPLDDDKDGVPNHQDQCPNDPGTVEMRGCPDTDQDGIDDVDDTCPDTPGKPELGGCPDTDNDGVVDSEDTCLDTPAGATVDAKGCTVPGAALAAAPTTSATATDTDGDGVINTEDRCPNHAGTVANHGCPEIQAQVRQRLREATQFIGFERNKATLLPSSYPTLDTITHILNQYPTYSLSIAGHTDSQGPAAFNLRLSRERAAAARRYLLDHGSANARIEVRGYGPRHPLAPNTTEEGRTRNRRVEFDLFLTGEANAAQVKYGSEPMTATAGPAKSKVSLPKKQPSKKARASKKGKKAPSRKAPARKASSRKAPLNW; this comes from the coding sequence ATGAAGCACTTCCTTCCCTTACTCCGAGTGCTGGCATTGCCCTTGCTCCTCGTTGCCACACAGCCCCTAGCTGTAGTGGCTCAGACGGCTGAGCGCCGGACCAGCATCGGGGTGAACGTAAGTACGCTGCAATACCAAGGCGACTTTGGTTCAGAGTATTGGAAGTTCAGCAACAACCACTACGCACCCGGCTTCGCCATCAATCAGTATTTGATGCGGGGCTTGGACTTGAACGCGCAGGTTTTCTACGGGGAACTGACAGGCCAACGTAGTGCTACCACGCACTTCGCTACCACGCTCATCAATACGAATTTAGGGTTCAAATTCCGGCTCAACAACGGCTGGGCTTTGAAGGAAGATGCTCTTATTCAGCCGTATCTGCTGGCTGGCTCCGGCTTTACGTATACCAGCCGCACGGGGCTCACCGACGGCAACCGCATAGAGGAAGACAAAGGTTTCGTGGATGTTATGACGGGGGCGGGTATTAACCTGCGCCTCGGCCGTGGGATGGGGTTGTTCGTGCAAAGCAGCCAGCACCTCCCCTTGCATGCTAACCTCGACGGTGTTGCGGCGCCAAACGAACCCCGGTGGGCCGACCGCTTTCTGCAACACACCGTGGGGCTGACTTTCAACTTAGGTCAAGCGCCTGATGCCGACGAAGATGGCGTGCCCGATGGCGCAGACCAGTGCCCCGGCACGCCCAACGGCATCGAGGTCAACGAACGGGGATGCCCGCTCGACGACGACAAGGACGGCGTTCCGAACCACCAGGACCAATGCCCCAACGACCCCGGCACCGTTGAAATGCGCGGCTGCCCCGATACCGACCAGGATGGCATTGATGACGTGGACGATACCTGCCCCGATACGCCTGGCAAACCCGAGCTAGGCGGCTGCCCCGACACCGACAACGACGGCGTTGTTGACTCGGAAGACACTTGCTTGGATACGCCCGCCGGCGCAACGGTTGATGCGAAAGGCTGTACGGTGCCGGGCGCGGCTCTAGCGGCGGCCCCCACTACCTCTGCCACTGCCACCGACACCGACGGCGACGGCGTAATAAACACCGAGGATCGCTGCCCCAACCACGCTGGCACGGTTGCCAATCATGGCTGCCCAGAAATTCAGGCGCAGGTGCGCCAACGTCTGCGAGAGGCCACCCAGTTTATTGGTTTTGAGCGCAACAAGGCTACGCTCCTGCCCTCTTCTTACCCTACCCTGGACACCATTACCCACATTCTCAACCAGTATCCCACCTACTCACTCAGCATTGCCGGCCACACCGATAGCCAGGGTCCCGCGGCCTTCAACCTGCGCTTGTCCCGTGAGCGGGCCGCCGCCGCTCGCCGCTACCTGCTCGACCATGGCAGTGCCAATGCCCGCATCGAGGTTCGGGGGTATGGCCCTCGTCATCCGCTCGCGCCTAATACCACCGAGGAAGGTCGCACGCGCAACCGCCGCGTGGAGTTCGACTTGTTCCTGACGGGCGAGGCCAATGCAGCCCAGGTGAAATATGGCTCCGAGCCGATGACTGCCACTGCTGGGCCAGCCAAGAGCAAAGTTTCTTTACCGAAAAAACAGCCTAGCAAGAAAGCTCGGGCCAGCAAGAAGGGCAAGAAGGCTCCGAGCCGCAAAGCCCCCGCTCGGAAAGCATCTAGTCGGAAAGCTCCATTGAACTGGTAA
- a CDS encoding polynucleotide kinase-phosphatase produces the protein MPLTTLKLPELSLVLLIGTSGAGKSTFARRLFKPTEIVSSDQCRALVADDENDQAATPDAFALLHYLVGVRLKRGLLTVVDATNVQPEARKTLVQLARDYHVLPTAIILDVPDHVAESRNRARAARRHLGRHVVPQQRVQLRRSLKSLKHEGFRHVYHLNGPEEIDAVTTVVRDPLYNNRKQETGPFDIIGDVHGCYDELVQLLTDLGYTIEAEPVQDVRDLGVRVTAPAGRRAIFLGDLVDRGPASPAVLRLVMRMVQDGVALCVPGNHDIKLLRHLNGKKVNEQHGFAETLAQLATESDTFKSQVRQFLDGLVSHYVLDGGKLVVAHAGLREDMQGRGSGAVRSFALFGETTGEIDEFGLPVRYNWALEYRGRAMVVYGHTPVPESEWLNNTIDIDTGCVFGGQLTALRYPERELVAVPAARVYCEPTRPLNYLRLQQEQAAANAQTTPDLTAQQQHDALLDIRDVIGKQIIRPRLLPSVTIREENAIAALEVMSRFALNPKWLLYLPPTMSPTETSPLPDLLEHPTEAFDYYRKMGVERVVCEEKHMGSRVVVVLARDEDVARRRFGVVGEGPGKCYTRTGRNFFNDPGLESAFLTRLQQTLTDAGFWEKHQTDWLCLDAELLPWSAKAQDLIKNQYAAVAAAASAALPLAEAALEQATARNIDGLEALLARTTARRTAADHYAEAYRRYCWPVESLADLRLAPFHLLATEGRTYFDKDHAWHMETLRALSLQDPGLLRATPYRVVATQDPAEVEATIQWWTDLTAAGGEGMVVKPYDFIPKNSKTLVQPALKCRGREYLRIIYGPDYLLPGNLERLKERAVKAKRNLALREFALGVESLERFVAGAPLREVHQCVFGVLALESEAVDPRL, from the coding sequence ATGCCCCTAACTACCCTCAAGCTTCCCGAACTCTCCCTAGTCTTACTCATTGGCACGTCGGGGGCGGGTAAGAGCACGTTTGCCCGGCGCCTGTTTAAGCCTACCGAAATTGTGTCGTCGGACCAGTGCCGGGCGCTGGTAGCGGACGATGAGAACGACCAAGCCGCCACGCCTGACGCGTTTGCGTTGCTGCATTATCTGGTGGGCGTGCGCCTCAAGCGCGGCCTGCTCACGGTGGTAGACGCTACCAACGTGCAGCCCGAAGCCCGCAAAACCTTGGTGCAACTGGCTCGCGACTACCACGTGCTGCCTACCGCCATCATCCTTGACGTGCCTGACCACGTGGCCGAAAGCCGCAACCGCGCTCGGGCCGCGCGTCGGCACCTCGGCCGCCATGTGGTGCCGCAGCAGCGGGTGCAGTTGCGCCGCAGCCTCAAAAGCCTCAAGCACGAAGGCTTCCGCCACGTCTACCACCTGAACGGCCCCGAGGAAATCGACGCCGTGACGACCGTAGTGCGCGACCCGCTCTACAACAACCGCAAGCAGGAAACCGGCCCCTTCGACATCATCGGCGACGTGCACGGCTGCTACGACGAGCTGGTGCAGCTGCTCACCGACCTTGGCTATACCATCGAGGCCGAGCCGGTGCAGGACGTCCGTGACTTGGGCGTGCGTGTGACGGCACCGGCCGGGCGCCGGGCTATTTTCCTTGGCGACTTGGTGGACCGGGGGCCCGCTTCACCGGCAGTGCTGCGGCTGGTGATGCGCATGGTGCAGGACGGGGTGGCGCTCTGCGTGCCCGGCAACCACGACATCAAACTGCTGCGTCACCTCAATGGCAAGAAGGTAAACGAACAGCACGGTTTTGCCGAGACGCTAGCGCAGCTAGCCACTGAGTCGGACACGTTTAAGAGCCAGGTGCGGCAATTTCTAGATGGGCTTGTGAGTCACTATGTCCTGGACGGGGGGAAGCTGGTGGTGGCCCACGCTGGCTTGCGCGAAGACATGCAGGGGCGAGGCTCAGGCGCCGTGCGGTCTTTCGCGCTGTTCGGCGAAACCACCGGCGAGATAGACGAGTTTGGCTTGCCAGTCCGCTACAATTGGGCCTTGGAGTACCGCGGCCGGGCCATGGTGGTGTACGGCCACACACCCGTTCCCGAATCGGAATGGCTCAACAACACCATTGATATTGATACCGGTTGCGTGTTTGGCGGCCAACTCACGGCCTTGCGTTACCCCGAGCGGGAACTGGTAGCCGTGCCCGCCGCCCGCGTTTACTGCGAGCCGACGCGCCCGCTCAACTACCTGCGCCTTCAGCAGGAGCAAGCAGCCGCCAACGCGCAAACCACCCCCGACCTCACCGCGCAGCAACAGCACGACGCCCTGCTCGACATTCGCGACGTGATAGGCAAGCAAATCATTCGGCCGCGCCTGTTGCCTTCAGTCACGATTCGGGAGGAAAACGCCATTGCCGCTTTGGAGGTGATGAGCCGCTTCGCCCTCAATCCCAAGTGGCTGCTTTACTTGCCGCCCACCATGTCGCCGACGGAAACCAGCCCGCTGCCCGACTTGCTGGAGCACCCCACCGAGGCTTTCGACTACTATCGCAAGATGGGGGTGGAGCGCGTGGTGTGCGAGGAAAAGCACATGGGCAGCCGCGTAGTAGTGGTGCTGGCCCGCGACGAGGATGTGGCGCGCCGCCGGTTCGGTGTGGTAGGCGAGGGGCCCGGCAAATGCTACACCCGCACCGGTCGCAACTTCTTCAACGACCCCGGCCTGGAAAGCGCCTTCCTAACCCGGTTGCAACAAACGCTAACCGATGCTGGCTTTTGGGAGAAACACCAAACCGACTGGCTCTGCCTCGATGCCGAGCTGCTGCCATGGTCGGCCAAAGCGCAGGACCTAATCAAAAACCAGTACGCCGCCGTGGCGGCCGCGGCCAGCGCCGCGCTGCCCCTGGCCGAAGCCGCGCTAGAGCAAGCCACCGCCCGCAACATCGACGGCCTCGAAGCCCTGCTAGCCCGTACCACGGCCCGCCGCACCGCCGCCGACCACTACGCCGAAGCCTACCGCCGCTACTGCTGGCCGGTGGAGAGCCTCGCCGATTTGCGGTTGGCGCCTTTCCACCTGCTCGCCACCGAGGGCCGCACCTACTTCGACAAGGACCACGCCTGGCATATGGAAACCCTGCGCGCCCTCAGCCTGCAGGACCCCGGTTTGCTCCGCGCCACGCCGTACCGCGTAGTCGCTACCCAAGACCCAGCGGAAGTGGAAGCCACCATCCAGTGGTGGACCGACCTTACGGCCGCTGGTGGCGAAGGCATGGTGGTTAAGCCCTACGACTTCATCCCGAAAAATTCTAAAACCTTGGTGCAGCCCGCCCTCAAGTGCCGGGGCCGCGAATACCTGCGTATCATCTACGGCCCCGACTACCTGCTGCCGGGCAACCTGGAGCGCCTGAAGGAGCGCGCCGTGAAGGCCAAGCGCAACCTGGCCCTGCGTGAGTTTGCCCTCGGCGTGGAAAGCCTAGAACGATTCGTAGCTGGTGCTCCGCTTCGTGAGGTACACCAATGTGTGTTCGGGGTGCTGGCGCTGGAAAGTGAGGCCGTAGACCCGCGGCTGTAA